The region tattttgtatctaattaaatattttattaaattattatattaactCGTATCAACTTTCCTACCTCAAATAAATgtttagtttttgtttatttgagtttCTAGGTTCGTTTATTTTTTCACCATTTTTTAGAGAACTAAAGTGTTATGTTTCAGGAGTCATTTGTCATGTTCTATTCTTCCTTATACAACAAACACGAAAGTTAGTTGGTAGTTGAACAactaattgatttgaaaattttattgataagtttttagtttagtttaatgtatataatacaaaggtttttttttttgttttttggtgtatttataataaaaattgaaattgagttgtacattttagtaggtagttgaatagctaatgacttaggtaattttattcatttttaatgttttaatttaatttatttaatacaaaggaaatttttaattcaaaggttcaaagtaacttttacattttagtagatagtgtaaaaaatagtaataagttttatttattattttttagaaaatcctcaacttatgatgaataattattattaaattaattttcattttcattttaatatataacaaattagaaagctTTTCAATTAGAAAGAAGCATAAAAGATTAATATTAACTatctaatattgttattaatgtaaagttagttaatttcaattattattattactttaaaATTTCTCTCAtttgtaatgaataattaaaatttaaataatattaaaatttaatttaaaatatgagaaattaaaaAGTTTAACCATTACTAattcataattaataataagtggATGTATATTGAAAGTTAAATAGAAAATTGTTTAACTTCATTGTTTACtcattaatgcatttaatacttatagctcaagtgagctttacatatatatatatatagatttcatCAATTAATTGGGCCATCCCATGAATAACAACAACCTTAATATCTCAATTGTTTCTCTTTGCCAATGAACTCATATGCAGTTATCAAAATCATgtggggtaaatagccaagttcgtccctgaatgtgtccaccgacttcaacttcgtccctaaactttaaaaatgacGCCCGtagtccctgaatgtgtcaaatctccttcatcagcagtccttgacgttaaaaaaAGTTCACACCGTTAACGAAAGTGTGATATGGTTATTTTTTTCCACTTGGAAATTCCATGTAGGAAAGAGATTTGACTGAAACATTAaatcttcaatttagtccctgtgttaaaaaaaaattctttctctcctcatcttcctctacctctccccaccaccatcaccctctctTCCTCCCACCATCCTCCCCAACCGTCCAcccactccaccaccaccactctaaaATCCCAACTCGAAAACCATAAAACAAAAAACCCCAAATTTTCAAAGATGTGAAAGCAAAAAAAAGTTGTGTTCGGAGTATTGAATGAATGTGCAAGCGGGTGGGTGTGTGGATTGAAGCAACGTAACTGCCAAAGAGAAGGGACGAAGGGAGAGAGGTGAAGGAGGGAGCAGGTTAACCTGCCAAAGATGATGGAGATTAAGATTGCTAGGTTTGCATCAGGGTCATGGagatgaagaaggtgaagattgTGTTAATTTAAGAGGGACTAAATTGACGTTAATTTTTTTCCAAGCTCTTCAACTACTCTCACCTTCCACACTGCATCCCACTTCTCTCATTGGAAGAAGTTTCAGATCTGTgcaaaagctccaaactttcaCCTTTTTTTGTTGAACACTGGCCAAATATGGACATAAAGCTCCAAGCTTTCacctttttctcttcttccattggGATGTTGTGTTCCATGGTGCTGGTGGTAGCTCAATCTTGGTGGGTTAGGGTTGGGGGTCGCTGGATCTGGGTGGGGTTAGGGTGCCTCGATCTGGGttgtgagaaagagagaggaaaaaaatgatcttttgttgggattgaTTTTCTAGGGTAATATTTCTTGATAAACAATTAGAAAAAATTCAATTACCGATCAATTTTTCTTTGGAATTGGTGGTCTTTTGATGGGATTGATTTTCTAGGGTAATATTTATTGGCTTTGAGAAAGTTTGAATTTCTGGGGTAATATTATATAGGTTGGTGCATGTTTGCTGGGTAGTTGAAAGCTTCTGAAATCAATGAATGATGAAGAATTTCTACTGAAGGTTCTGGGTTTTGTGGTTGAATTTGAAAGTTATGGGTTCCGAGAGTTTACAAATGAATTTGAGTTTGGATTTAAGTTTTGATTTGAATGAGaagaagttttttttaacaGTAATATAAATTAGAAGAAGTTGAAGATAATGAAAATGGCATGAATAAATTTGCAAGTGAAAAATATTtgtaagatgaagatgaaggttatGAAGATTGAAAAGCGACTAGTTTGCTAGGGACTAATTTGATGTCTCAACGTTCCAGTTCCACGTAACTAGgaaagaaaattcaaaaaaaaaaaactcattaacGTCCGTTACattttttaacgtcagggactgcTGATGAGGGAGATTTGGCACATTCAGGGATCACATGCgtcatttttaaagtttaaggacgaagttgaagtcggtggacacattcagggacgaaCTTGACTATTTACCCAAATCATGTGTTTGAAACAATAGGATTAGGCAAAGCAAATTTGAGAAACTCCACATCTTTTTCCAACATAGCTATATGCTGAATTTCCATAGTCAACCAAGCTTCCATGCCTTCATCTGTTTCCATAATAACAGCCACATTGGGGAGAGTTTCTTGATCACCTCCTCTAACACCAACCCACAATGGCTTCCCCCAACCAAAATCCAGCTCAGCCAAATTCAAACCACACCAACTTGTCAACACAAATGGAATTGGATTTCTTGTTTCAATACCTTGAGGCAGATCCACACACTCATTGCTGCCAAGTATGCTTGGATCATTTTTCACTCTTAAGAATAATTCCCTTGTGAGCTTCCCAAATTTCTCTCTTGCAATGTCCACCAAGTGTTTGATATTAGTTTCTGCATGAATGGTTTCAGAAAACACCATCACTGGCCACAAAATGTTGCCAATGGTGTATCTAGAGAAAGGCTCACCCATCCTCCTCCTCATGTCCACTATATGAATAGCCAATGCTGGTCTTGTGACATCACCAGATTCCACCTTGCAAGCCAGAGTCATGTGTTTCCAAATAAAAGCAGCTAGTGCTTCATACCTTGTAGGGGATTTTGAGctttcatcatcaccatcatctttTGCTTCAGATCTTAGAGTGTTGATTGATTCTGCATCAAACACAAATCTTCTTGTGGTGCACTTTTTTTGTATGTCAGAGTCCTCATTACTCTGAGCAATATGATGAGGCAAACTCAAATGATTCACTGGTGGGAAGAAAGAGGAAGCAGAACAGAAATCAGGTGGTGGCATTCCCTCTCTAGAGCCACGGCAGATGGCGGCCCAAGTCGCTTGAAAGAGGCTGCCAGAGCAACCATCAAGGAGGATGTGGAGATTGCATGTGCCTATAGCTATTCCACCACAGGTGAATGTGTTAACTTGCACAAGTACTTGGGGTAAAGATTCTCCATCTTGGTGCAGTTTATTAGGCTCACAAGGAAGCAGTTTGTTGAGATGTTCTATTTTAGGTGGTGTGAGGAACTCAACCATGCTATGGTTCACATTGGCTTCCAAGTAAAGAGCACCTTCATCATTGCAAGTGATGAAAGAGTGGTCTTTTCTTCTCCCTGCTACAGGGTAGAAGATGGCTAGTGTCTCAGACAGTGACTTTTTCAATTGAGCACTGATAAAGGAAGGTTCTGGGAAGCCCTCAGTGCTGGGGTAAAATAAAACTATTGGCAAATAGGTTACAGCTTGAAGCTGATCAAAGAGGCAGAGTTGGTAGGATTTGTGTTCATCTGGTGTGGGCAAGAGTGGTTTGATTGTTTCTATTGTCTTGATTGTGATTTCCATACCTTCTATAACATATGTAACTCGTTTGTTTTCATGTGTTTGATTAGTTTTGTGAGGGGTATTTAGTAAACTTTGGAATGGGGCAAATCATCAATTAGCATTAAGTTGTACTAGAAACATATACATGAGATGAAGTTAaacttcatatatttatatatttttcagGTTATGAATTTACTGGAGGTTACATGCATCATTATAGTGGGAGTTGTTGAATCAATTTATAGTTTACGGTGAAAGTCTATTTCTAACGTTTTAACCTCAAAACATATAATCATGGATTGAATTGTTTTTTCTCCCTATTTACATAATAAACCACATGAATTTTCAGAATAAGCTCTACTGTATTTTATAACATAGAGGTCTTGTCAAACATCTAGACCTAACTTAAGAAGTTCTATTCCTATTAGGTGAAGAAATTGAACAAGCGATTCACGCCTCTGCCACTATTTTTCAATGTCCATTATGTATAGAACATAATGATTTATAGTCATGGAATGGATGTTATATATTGAGTGGTCTATGGATCAAGACTCTTGAAAAATATTATGGAATTGATTAATGAATTTCCAAATATTTTTCAAACACATTTTTTATTGGAGgcaacaaaatgaaaataagaaaaaactGGTCCACATGTTAGGCCatgcaatataatgagctttactaaccaaataaataaatatgtacCAGGGCTTTTTATCTAAATGGGCCCTTGTTATTATGGGCTTAATCTTGAGTAAGAATAGATTCTCTAATGACATATTGCTTTAATTTTTATAGTTGCTAATGGGCTGATATcaaacaaaatatatttaaacttaataataaaaaaacaaagaaagtcAGACTTTAGTACAAATATAAGCATCAATGTTTTTGGTATTGGTCCAACAACTCTCGTATATTTAAATTCCAGCTGCAATGAACATCCTTTTCCAGTTTTCCTTTTCTAACCTAACACAGCAAAACAAATCATTTTTTCggtcagattttttttttaaaaaaatacaactaaacacttttttattttatattctcTGTCTGAGAATTCTTTTTGAGGAGAATAAAGGTACATTTTGATTTTGTCATCAGTTGATGAGCATTTCTTTTTGGGTTACTAATGGCATGGGCAGATCAAGCCCAAATTGCACGTAGAAAACTGGCGAATTTTTggaccaaaaagaaaaatgttattATGAAGAATTCTTATTCAATAAATTTTCTTTATCTCATTCAAAATatgtttataaattatttttgtaacCATTAATGGAAAGTATTTTTCACTTCACTTCCTATCCTATCTATCTATTTtcctaattatttattaatctaATCTTAACCATGAAGGAACTGAATAAATTCAAAAATTTCTTTTTGTAAAAAGGTACTTtctgttttttcatttttctatacTTAATACCTGTAATTCCTTTTCGCCGTCACGTTGATGGATACTTGTAGAGATATACATGACGCTaactcattattatttttagctgaaagaattgaaaaatgTACTTTTCAAATTCCCTAACCTGTCAGTGTAatacattttaatattttattcaattGATTGTGAAACCTGATTTTTCATTAAAAGCACTTGTGATTTTTATTAACAATCTATTTCTTTCAATCAAACAGTTGGTTTTATTTATAGACATATTCTTCCAAACCAGCGAGCCTACACGTTTTTTCAGTAAAATATATGCTTATTTTCAACCAATAAATACTATTCTGACTAGACAAATcacatcttttattttttacaagaggaaacaTAACAAATCAAAGCAAGttatttataactaattgtGTCAAATTTTGTGGCTTTATATTATGTATTATTGTGATTGTGATTATGCAGGCCATAATGTAACATAAAGAAATGATAAAAAGCATATCATAAATATCTTGTATCTGATTCGTTAACCTAAAAACCAAAAAGCTATCTTGCTGAAATCACAGTGCATTCTGAATGATCAAAGATGATGAGTTATATGTTATAAAGCTTCATAACTCAGAAATCCTTATTAACATGTCACATAATCAATGTTGTCGACGATGAATACATTGCTtaaaattaagaagaaaaaaaaaaaactatacgtCACGGAACTAGGGGGACCTAACGCAATGAAGATGATTACTTTTTGCGCATTcactttttattatttatacaCGTACACtaatttgttttgaaattttataagaaaaaaatggtgTTAGAGTGTGGAAAAAACAAAAGAGGATGTATAAAAATTAATCCAAGTGTGAATGGTAAGGTTTTGTGCTCCTATGGACCTCGATCTCAGAAAgaatatttcttttttattcttGGTTCTTTCTTACAAAACGATAAGAATTAGCATCTTAATTATTAGTATTAAACACTATAGTGACgaggattttaaaaaaaaaaaactatactagTTACGAGTCCAATCCGTGTGCCAAATGCATGCAAGCACTGACGATTTTCAATTatagtaataaattattaatattattatttatatactagaatatatttttaaaagatGACAATTTATAATCAGTAAAACAGGCATTAAAACCCAAATCAAAATGATTATCTGAAAACGCAACAAGCCAACAACTATACCATGTATGCGTTATTGGTCTATAGTTAGATCTACAATGTCAAGGAGAAAGATAGCGTGCGAAATGGCATAGCCACATATctttcatattattaaaaatattaataaaaatagataatgaCAAATAGAGTTCTTTTTGGTTACAACTATGGGAAAATTCAAAGagtttaaattgattttttattcttatctatctatcatgTTTTATGAAGCACAGACTCTCACACGGACAACCAACACAACACGACATCGGTACTGCGATACtgctaaaatttaaaaagtaagACTCTAAAacaccatatatatatatatatatatatatatatatatatatataatgtatcTTATGTCCCATAATGATAggtcaagtggtaag is a window of Lotus japonicus ecotype B-129 chromosome 5, LjGifu_v1.2 DNA encoding:
- the LOC130716675 gene encoding stemmadenine O-acetyltransferase-like, yielding MEITIKTIETIKPLLPTPDEHKSYQLCLFDQLQAVTYLPIVLFYPSTEGFPEPSFISAQLKKSLSETLAIFYPVAGRRKDHSFITCNDEGALYLEANVNHSMVEFLTPPKIEHLNKLLPCEPNKLHQDGESLPQVLVQVNTFTCGGIAIGTCNLHILLDGCSGSLFQATWAAICRGSREGMPPPDFCSASSFFPPVNHLSLPHHIAQSNEDSDIQKKCTTRRFVFDAESINTLRSEAKDDGDDESSKSPTRYEALAAFIWKHMTLACKVESGDVTRPALAIHIVDMRRRMGEPFSRYTIGNILWPVMVFSETIHAETNIKHLVDIAREKFGKLTRELFLRVKNDPSILGSNECVDLPQGIETRNPIPFVLTSWCGLNLAELDFGWGKPLWVGVRGGDQETLPNVAVIMETDEGMEAWLTMEIQHIAMLEKDVEFLKFALPNPIVSNT